The Equus caballus isolate H_3958 breed thoroughbred chromosome 12, TB-T2T, whole genome shotgun sequence genome contains a region encoding:
- the LOC100147109 gene encoding proteoglycan 3, translated as MKRPLLLPLLLLGTVAALHLESDDPHLDIRETQTDLIQDVEGSGAQEGELSLTEEVIQSEGEEAEASTNQDTFEDEQAMELHPAALGEDLQCPREEDTVQLSGSPGCKTRHYRLVQTPTTFWAAENVCRSRYRGHLVSIHSSSLNRRLQHMIKDIHQGQAWIGCYLLPMPLKPTCSWTDGSRCDYKNWALQKLGIIGVGCVALSSRDGHWRGAPCETRMPFICSF; from the exons ATGAAACgccctctgctcctgccccttctcctgcTGGGGACAGTTGCTGCTCTTCATCTGG AGAGTGATGACCCCCATTTGGACATCCGAGAGACACAGACCGACCTGATCCAGGATGTGGAAGGTTCAGGGGCACAAGAGGGGGAGTTGTCTCTGACAGAGGAGGTGATTCAGtcagaaggagaggaggctgaggcttCCACCAATCAAGACACCTTTGAGGATGAGCAGGCCATGGAGTTGCACCCAGCTGCCCTAGGTGAAGACTTGCAGTGCCCCAGGGAAGAGGATACAGTTCAATTGTCTGGCTCTCCTGGGTGCAAGACCCGCCACTACCGCTTGGTGCAAACTCCTACGACGTTTTGGGCTGCTGAG AATGTCTGCAGGAGTCGCTACCGAGGCCATCTTGTCTCTATACACAGCTCCAGCTTAAACCGTCGCCTCCAGCACATGATCAAGGATATCCACCAAGGCCAGGCCTGGATTGGATGCTACTTGTTGCCCATG CCCCTGAAACCGACATGTTCCTGGACTGATGGGAGCCGCTGTGATTATAAAAACTGGGCCCTGCAGAAGCTTGGAATTATCGGAGTTGGCTGTGTTGCTCTAAGCAGCAGAG ATGGTCACTGGCGAGGAGCTCCTTGCGAAACGCGTATGCCCTTCATCTGCTCCTTCTAA